The segment GCATTGGTGCAGTTGGGCGGCTTCGCTTGGTTTTAGAGTCTGGTGCCGGAGGCGAAGAGAGATATATATGCGGCGGCTTTATGATCGAGCCCACGCTTTCGACGATGGTGTTGGTGCAGATATATATCCTTTGGTTGAGGATGTCGGAGGGCGAAGGGGCATATAAATCTTGCCGATTTGTGATTGAGGCTCCAGATGAAGGtgttggtgaagatggattTTCCTTGGAAGAGAatggcgaggccaaggggTTTATATAGGCGGCGGATTTGCGACTGAGGCCTCAAGCTTtccacgacgacgatgtTCAGTGCGTGACGCCGACCATCGCGCGCAGCGCAATGAAGAGCCCATGAGCATGTGAAAAATGACGAGTCAAAGCAGAATAAAGACGCGACCGGGAAGCGCAACCGAACAAGGAGTGAATAAAGCACTGACAGTAGGAAGCCGGCAAAGAGCgaacaagacgacgacgccaaacaCAACAAAAACAGCCGGCAGATACAGACAAGGAAGAGCCGCGCCCGCGCAGACAAGAGAGAAACAAATCGAGCCGCAGGCCTCGGATGGCTCCGAAAAATATCCAAAGATGCACAGCCCGCCCTCTGGCTTCGTTCCCAACTTGGTGAGGCCGGCCGACTGTGACTCGTGAGGCATCCAGCAGGAGCTTTGTCTCGTCTGTGAGCAGAGTGTCTCGCGGGACGACCTTGCACAACGGCGCTGCAGGGCCGTTTGTGTGCTTTGCAGCTGTAAAGACATTACATGAACTGCATGGACTGCATGTGCGGTCATGCACGGATGCCGCAGCGCCCGGCTTCGAAAACGGATCGAATCAAGACCAACGGCCTCAGCGTGGCGGCATTCATGGGGGACGACACTCCTCCGTATGAGACCAGATGTCAGAACTTGTAAAGTCGCCAGGCCTTTACCTGTTCACAGACCCCCATGCACTGCTGCCTGTGCGCTTCTGCAGGCCTGTTCTTGTCGACTTGGCCGGCCCGAGAACTGGTGAACACGTCCCGGACAACGGATATTCATGCTCGTCCTGCTTCAAATGTCGCATTTATGCAGTGAGCCTCTATTTTCACCGTCTCCGCCTCTGCATCTTGAACATGACTCCTCGAAAATGACGCCTCGCCAGTCATGGCAGCCTGAAACCGTCCCTGCAGGCCGTCATCATCTGCAGTCGCCAACTCGGTTCATAGGCAGCAACAAGATTGCACAGCCCCCGAACTTCGATTTGATATGGGCCCAAGTCGGTTTTCATTGCCTTGGCCCAACCTGAAGCTGCTTGTCTCGCCCATTTAGCTGCGCTCCGTGCACAGTTGCAGTCGCCCTTTCATGAGGAATCCCCAACCGAGTAGGTCAAGTCGTGGCCGTTTCAAGTTACGTGCAATCGCCACATTCAAGGCAGTAGGCTTCTTGTTTGTCGAGTTCCAGGAACCTTTGACAGATGTTGAGTCAGCGGAATGCTAGAGGTGTGAACAGTGGGAGGCCAACTGTGTGCAACCAGGTCTGGGACTGGCTATCGCGATCTATACTACACGGCAGTGTATACTTCTTGGTGAGcgaatatattctgccacagactgtgATTGCTTCGCAACCAGCATGCTCTGTTTGTGACAACAAGGCCGATCCAGTTGCCAATCGTGTCACGTTCCATGATCGATGGTGGCGGAAGTATCTTTCGTAGtagagcaaaaaaaaaaaaaaacagcaaCTCGATTGTCCTGAAGATCTCAACCCAAAAACTACCTACCGAATCCTCGGTGTCGTGAGCATTCCTATTTCCCAGCCTCTGCCTATAAACACGAgccattcttcttgtccCATTCTTTGGTTCTGACGTACCATGCCACATTATTTTCGACGagctgtccttgtcgtcttgGCTCGGGGAGACCTCGACTTCGACGGTAGCTCCTCCGCCATGTCGGCCATCCGTTTCCTTTCTCTTTCTGCAATCCTGGCGCTGCGGCGCACTGGATTGGCTACAGCATTgacttttttccctttcgtTTTGCCACTTGCAGGCGCTGCCCTTTTATCACAAGGCGgtctccttccttcctccaCACCACTTGTGTCCACGGTCTTCGAGCCATGTGGCTTGTTTGCATCAGCAGAATCGGATGCATTATGGGGGAGAGCCGAGAGCCGAGTACTACGCCTCGGTCGTTTGGGAGGCTGTTCATCCACGACTGCGTCAGAACCACGACTGCGCTTCCGTAGACGGGGGGTTCGCTCCtccctcggcggcctctCGATGCGAGCAGCACGCCGAGGGCGGTCTCCCGGGTCCTGTACGTCGTGGGTGACTGCGGTCTGGTCACTTGGCGCTTCCCTTGTCCCGGTCCGTCTATCAGTGGTAGAGGCTCCGGCATCACCAAGAGCTGGAGCGGAGCTGCCATCAGTGCCACCActggccatgttggagaTTAACGCCTGCCCGAAAATACTGAGAGTTCTAGGAACGGGAGCGTGTTGTCTGCCGTCATCGATGGCGTCCTCATGCTGTCCTGCGACGGCATCGGGAGATGCAGGAGCTTCCAccgcctcctcttcttcgggTTCTTCGTAGATCCACGTCATTCCTGGCAGCTCGCCCCATTTGGGATTCCAAATGCCATCTTCGATCCACATGTCCTTGACGCTTTGGTAGACTATGGTGTCGATGTCGACGCTAGTACCGAGCGCCTTGTAGTCCAGCTCGTCCTTGATCCAGTCACGCTCTTTGGATATCTGATATAAGAACTGGTTATAAGGGCGCGATGCCTCGGGATTGCGAACGGTGGGATTGGGAATATATAGACGCTGTCCCTGTTCTGTCTGGATATACCTGAACCGCTGCGGAGACTTGGATCGTTTTGGCTGGCCTACACCAAGGCCGAAAATACCAAAGATAGGTGGCCGTTCCTGTTCTGACTCCGATTCCGATTCCGGCTCCGGATCAGGTTCCTCGTGGCCCCAACGAGCGCCTGGCAAGGACTTAGAAGTGGACGAGCTGTAGGAACCAAAAAAGGGACCGTCTCCTTCTTGTTGCCATCTCTTCGACATTGGATGACTGTCCTCGGGCCATGCTGGGCCCCATTCATTCCCCCAGATGCCTTGTTCTACCCAGCGGCTTCGGACATTGTTCTCGGAGTTGGCTCGAAGATCTGAAGAGCCATCCCACGGTAACGTCTGTCTTCGACCGAAGCGCTTCTCCGATAGCTGATGCACAAGCCGTTCGAGCTCGCGGTTGGCCTGACTATTGAACTGGTTCACCGGGGTCGCCTTGTAGCGAGCTTTCCTTCGTAGTTCTCGCTGATACGTCTCGTCTACAACGGGTGGCCCGGGGGTCGGAGGCTGTGTGGTCTCGCCTGACTCTGGATACGGCGGGGGGGGATCGTCGTAGCGTCCCTCTCTTTCATGGGCAAGCTGTTGAGGATCGTTTTGTAGTCGTTGAAGTGCTTCGACCACCTGCGATAGGGCGGGGCGCCGAGGATCATGGAAAAAGGAGGCCATGTTCGCGATGAAATGGAAGCTGAAGAAAACAAGAGCAGATGAAGTTGTTGACTGCGACGGGGGAGAAGCTGTTTATGCTAGCTCTGTCGTGCGCTATAATTAGTTGTGAGGAGATGCCAGATGACAGTCTGCTGACAAAGCGGAGCCGAcctctgccagctggccaGTCGTCTTGCGGCCCTAAGCGCCGGCCCGTGCCAGGCTTGCCTTTATCAGCGGCTACATTTGGACGAATGACGATAGCCATTTAAGCGCCACGCTTTGCATCTGGTTACAAGAACAGAGAGCCTCGTCCACCCATTCCCGCCCAGGCTGCATGCCTCAAACTCGAGAGCGCTATGCACTTtgtacagtgggaggcaaaaggtatataattaaataaaatacttgAGTATTAcgctttatattataatatattatattattatgaaaaattaaaatacatttatatatattaatatataatataatatatttttatatatttttatatattcaCGTATTTTACTATTTAgtagtattttatttttagtaaGTCGATATATTCTACCCCACACTGTACAAGGCCACGGACATGGCCATCCCCTGAGCAAGTTAAATACCATTACCACCCAGGTGCCCTATTATGACAGGACCGTCGTCGTTAAACTCCCCAGTTCTCACCCTACCTCGTTGCCGTCCACTATGCCTCCCACAGCCAAAGGCACCCATCCTATCGCTCTCTTTTCCCTCGTGCCTACAAGCAATAGGGCAAGAGCAGCTGTCGACCATCCCGAAAACTCCCATCTTGTCTCACGCATCACAGACGACCCGGACCGCCCCGGAGATGATCAACGTGGACTCAACATCGGCGTATTCATCGGTTCAAAGTCACGCTATACGCTGGCCACTATCGGGCGCTGCGGCGATATCACGGTCGAAGGGGCGGGTATCTCGCGTATACAGTGCTCTTTCGAGATCAACGAGGACAATAAGACGGAGATCATGCTCCAAGATCGCTCAACCAATAAATCGACCCAGTTTTTCGGGACAAAAGCAATGCCATTCGAGTTGGGCCGTCCCCATCGTCGCGTCCTCGTTGATAAACACGTGAATCTGGAATTCGGGTTTGGCGGAGTGGGGTGTGATTTGTACCGATTTCGAATCGTCTGGCATGATCGTGGCAAACTGATGGCCGACTTCGATTACCGGGAAGACAACCCCCGCCAGACTCGCACCGTCCTGGATGAGCCGCCGACTATTGAACCGTCTAGGCGCACTACCCGGGTCCATACTCCTGGCAACCCAGAGAGGATCAGGTACTCGTACCGAGACATGATCGGAAGTGGAGCGTTTGGAGAGGTTTGGAAGGTCGCCAATGTCGATTCTGGCGAGTGGCTGGCGGTTAAGCGTGTGAAGCGGCCACACCTCCAGTCCTACAATCATGTTCTATTGAAACGGGAAGTCGAGACGTTGTCTCGCATTTGTCATGTAagccgaaaaaaaaaagcagacGACATCTGCCTGTTGACAACTAAGTCGACTAGCTATTCCACTTGGTTGCCAACGGCTATCTTATCTGCCACTAGCTAACAGCACCAGAGAAACGTCATAGAATACAAATCCGCCGTGTGGGCAGACGAGCATTTTGAAATCTTCATGGCATTCAGGCCCGGGAACGTCGAAGACCTGATCCGGCGTGACCTCTTTATAAAGAAACGAACGGCAGCCGACGCATTTGTCCACCAAATGCTTCAAGCGCTTGACTACCTCGCGAGCGAAAGCATTATTCACCGAGATATTAAACCGGAGAATATTTTGTATTCGCCTATGCCAGATGGAGGTCTCCTCTACCAACTCGCAGACTTTGGCCTTGCTAACATAGTTGCCGACGCCCGAACGTTCGCCGGATCAAGACTCTACATGGCTCCCGAGCTAGAAAATAGCCCGGATTCGCCTCAGACGCCAAAGATGGATGTCTGGTCCCTCTTTGTCACTCTCGCGTACGCGTTGAATGGAGCCGGTTTTCGGCAGAAACCTTTACACAACACGCCCCTGCGAATCAAGGCAATCCAGGAGGCGGCCAACGAGTTTCGACCTCTTCGAGACATGGCACATGTGGATCCTAGAGAGCGAGCGACAGCAGGGGACATGTTGGACAGGCTCTTTGCCGGAGAAGGCCGCACCACTCGACGCAATCCGATTCGTGCTGCTGCAATCTCCCCCGACGAGCCAGGGCCGTCGGGAGAGCGCGTTGAGCAGGAAAGAAAACGGGTCAGGAGGGTGGAACAAAGGCCACAGAGAGCACAGAGAGAGGTACGGGATGTTGCTGCTGTGAGGGGGAGGCGTGAACAGAGATCCGGCGGTCGTGTACTCGGTCTTGCATCTGTCCAGAAACACGCAAGACAAGGTGAGCCTCGACAAGGTGAGCCCCGATTTCCAGGCGCATTCCCGGGTATGTAAGGGCGGCTTGGGGGGTGTGGAAGGATCCGGTCTAGTTTTGTTTTACttggaggacatggaggtttATATTTAGGTAGTTAGCTATTAGGTAGAAATATATTCTAGTATATTCtagtatttataagtatattctAGTATTTATGAGTATATTCtagtatttataagtatattctAGTATTTATGAGTATATTCTAGTATTTATGAGTATATTCtagtatttataagtatattctagtatttataagtatattctagtatttataagtatattctagtatttataataattattagcttataatataatattatttaataaaacaaaaacagAAAAGGCTAActaattaccaggacctactagtaTCACAATCGGGAGTTACcagtaggtcctggtaattagctagccctttttttttaataataatttaataataattaacttaataataactaattaaAGCCTAAAAAGTAcctatataatatattatattagaaATATAAAGCGGGAAGCTCTATGTAGCCTATTGCTTACTAACATGCTATTTTACTTTACTTAGAGATTAATTTCTATCCCGCTTTGCCTAATAACCTCTTTAAGGGTGCAGGCGAAGATGTAACCAAAAAGAAGTTAGGGCGTAGCTTATGGTGTCGACGAAGTGGGGCGCGCGGACAAATATTCGGAGCGCCTCGATGTCAGCTGTTGGCCAAACCCCGCATACCAGACATGGTTGCTGTGGGCGGCTAAAACCGAGTAGGAAATGGACTGGAACCTAAACCTGAACCTCGAAGCTCCTCCAGGCATTTAtttgttcaatgtttggttGGAGCCATGTCAAACAGCCAGCGACGTGCATGCGATGCCTGCTATTATAGGAAGGTTTGTGCCTGCGTCTTGGCGCGCATCACATCCTTGTCTTCACTattaaccctaaccctccAGACGCTGCGGCACTATGCTAACGAAATCATAGATCAAGTGTGACTCAGCCGACGTCCCGGATCAATGTGATTGGTGCCGTCACCACAACCTTCGTTGCACCTTTGGGCGGACTAGGCCTCGCAAAGGTCTGAAGATGTGAGGTTTCCTGGGAATGGAATAGATTCCTTGCCGTGGCAGTTCATTCTTAGAATGGTGGTATATTGCGCTTTGGACTGACAACCCGACAGCCACGTCACTACAGTCCAGGATGGgccagctggccgccgcgtctCAACGCAAAAGTCTCCTTTTCACGAAACTAGACCGAGAGAACCAAGGACGACTTCCAAACATGAAGCGGTGGATGCCAGGTCGCGGCAGACCGCGGCACCGTCACACCCCCATGGAACGCGTACCTCTGAGGCTGCACTAGCTATGCCGTTGACGAGCTTGGATGAGACTCCTCTAAGGCAGATATTCTTTGGGGGGCGGAATTTCGGCGCCATCGACTCCCAAAATGGGATCCCGCACTTCACATTACAGTGTCACCAGTGGATCCTCTCAAGAACTGGGCAATGGCCGCGTTTCCACGATCTCGACATACACGATCCAGGCTATGATGAGAACACTACAGAGTGCAGTTCCGCACCGGTCATGTCGGCACCCTTGAACCAAAATGACAAGGCTGTACTGCCTGACCAGCATATTTTGGCATTTCTTCTGCGGACATTCATGGACTCAGAGCTAAGCCTTATATTCCCCCTGGTTGATTCTGTTCTTATTGAAGAGACAGCCCGGATGGCATATGCGGTAAATTCCCATGAGTATATAAGCGCTAGGGCATGCATGTTTGCCTTCCTCTCCATGGTGGGCACTCGGTTTCCCGATATTAAGGCTGCATCAGAGATTAATAGTGATGCTTGCGCTGCCGAGGCGCAGCTGGCACTATCGGAGCTTTTACATCATGCAAGCATCACTAATTTACAGACTATGATTATGCTAGTATGTAAATACCTCGTGCTATTACACTTCCTGTATCTTGCTAATCTTTGACACAGCTATTACATGAAATGCTCCGAGGTCGTGTAAACACTGCTTCCATGTATCACGCTCTCGCATGCCGAACAGTCTTTACACTAAAAGGCCACACATGTATTCCACCTACGCATTATAATTTAACGAGGAAGGAGAATGAGAATCGGCACCTCCGTATGCTTTTTTGGATGTGCTACGTTCTAGATAAAGATATTGCCCTAAGAACAGGCCAACCACCCGTTATTGACGATCAATTCTGCAATCTCACGCTCCCTGATAATTACATGGAAACCGTGTTTGTTGACGGTAATAGGGTAACTAAAGGACAGCGAACTCCATGGTTCACTGGGGATCTGCGGCTGAGTTTATTAAAGTCCAAGACTACCTGTGACCTTTATTCTCATGCAGCCCTCGTAAAGACGGATGCTGAGCTTTTGAAGACTATTCGAGTGTTGGACGAGGAGCTTGAAAGCTGGCGTATATCGATTCCTGAAGAGTTACGTCCTGGATTATCGGTCCAGAAAAAGGCCAACCTCGATACTATGAGCAGCTTCCAAAGCATGATACACATCGAGCTGAGTTTGAACTATTACTTCTTACTCAACACCATTCATGCAGCCAGTGGACGATTCAAGGTGAATGTGGATGGGCATAGGTCCGGCCGAAAATGCCGTTTCGGCGTGCAGTCAAGTCTAGACTTGTCGGCTGAGGCCAGCCGATCTACTCTTCGATATTTAAGTACAGTGGCGAGCAGACTTTACATGGAAACGTTCTGGTAAGTCGCTTGACCCTAAAATGTCTGTCTCTTTAACTACGCCCGATGGCTCATCACCCAACAAGGGTCTTCTGTTTCTACCCCACATCCGCTCTCATGACATTGTTTTTTAATATCCTGCATGACCCCCATCACGATTTTGCGATGGACGATGTGGAACTGCTTTGCGGGGCGTCAAACGTACTGCAGAGCATGCCGATCCGTAGAGTCACGCCGCGCGAAACCATGTACTTGAAGAGGATGGATATTTTGGTCCGAGAGCTGAGCGAGCTAAGCAggcttgccattgccagACAAATGACCAAGGTAAAGTAGACTTGGCGGAACGTATTAGCACATAGGGCAGGCATCCCGCGGGAAATTTTGGCTGGGAAACGCATGTATGTAACTTGTACACTCAAAGCATGGTGGCGTAAATTACGTGAGCGACGCCGGTAGCAATTCTTAGCCGCTGTCTTGACATGGGTGAACTCCTGGACTCGTATTTTTCATGTCCTCTACCCCGATCTATTGGCTTCTTGGTAGCTATCAATTATCAAATTGTCACGTCATAACTAATTGTTAACTAGGCTTCTTTATAGAATCATTATTCTTGTTCGGTCATAAATAATTGTTAACTAGGCTTCTTTATAGAATCATTATTCTTGTTCGCTCGTCCTCCTACTGTTAACTCTAGAAACTCA is part of the Metarhizium brunneum chromosome 4, complete sequence genome and harbors:
- the ANP2 gene encoding Mitogen-activated protein kinase kinase kinase 2 gives rise to the protein MPPTAKGTHPIALFSLVPTSNRARAAVDHPENSHLVSRITDDPDRPGDDQRGLNIGVFIGSKSRYTLATIGRCGDITVEGAGISRIQCSFEINEDNKTEIMLQDRSTNKSTQFFGTKAMPFELGRPHRRVLVDKHVNLEFGFGGVGCDLYRFRIVWHDRGKLMADFDYREDNPRQTRTVLDEPPTIEPSRRTTRVHTPGNPERIRYSYRDMIGSGAFGEVWKVANVDSGEWLAVKRVKRPHLQSYNHVLLKREVETLSRICHRNVIEYKSAVWADEHFEIFMAFRPGNVEDLIRRDLFIKKRTAADAFVHQMLQALDYLASESIIHRDIKPENILYSPMPDGGLLYQLADFGLANIVADARTFAGSRLYMAPELENSPDSPQTPKMDVWSLFVTLAYALNGAGFRQKPLHNTPLRIKAIQEAANEFRPLRDMAHVDPRERATAGDMLDRLFAGEGRTTRRNPIRAAAISPDEPGPSGERVEQERKRVRRVEQRPQRAQREIKCDSADVPDQCDWCRHHNLRCTFGRTRPRKGLKIHVTTVQDGPAGRRVSTQKSPFHETRPREPRTTSKHEAVDARSRQTAAPSHPHGTRTSEAALAMPLTSLDETPLRQIFFGGRNFGAIDSQNGIPHFTLQCHQWILSRTGQWPRFHDLDIHDPGYDENTTECSSAPVMSAPLNQNDKAVLPDQHILAFLLRTFMDSELSLIFPLVDSVLIEETARMAYAVNSHEYISARACMFAFLSMVGTRFPDIKAASEINSDACAAEAQLALSELLHHASITNLQTMIMLLLHEMLRGRVNTASMYHALACRTVFTLKGHTCIPPTHYNLTRKENENRHLRMLFWMCYVLDKDIALRTGQPPVIDDQFCNLTLPDNYMETVFVDGNRVTKGQRTPWFTGDLRLSLLKSKTTCDLYSHAALVKTDAELLKTIRVLDEELESWRISIPEELRPGLSVQKKANLDTMSSFQSMIHIELSLNYYFLLNTIHAASGRFKVNVDGHRSGRKCRFGVQSSLDLSAEASRSTLRYLSTVASRLYMETFWVFCFYPTSALMTLFFNILHDPHHDFAMDDVELLCGASNVLQSMPIRRVTPRETMYLKRMDILVRELSELSRLAIARQMTKVK